The Verrucomicrobiota bacterium genome contains a region encoding:
- a CDS encoding type II toxin-antitoxin system HicA family toxin: MPRLPRLRGRELVAALRRAGFNVLRTKGSHHFMQHPDGRRTVVPVHAGETIGPGLLSKILDDAEIEVDEFTRWL; encoded by the coding sequence ATGCCTCGGTTGCCTCGATTACGTGGACGCGAGCTTGTCGCAGCGTTGCGGCGGGCAGGTTTCAATGTTTTGCGCACTAAGGGCAGTCACCATTTTATGCAACATCCGGACGGGCGTCGTACAGTGGTGCCGGTTCATGCAGGTGAGACAATTGGCCCTGGTTTGTTGAGCAAAATTCTGGATGATGCGGAAATAGAGGTGGATGAGTTTACGAGGTGGTTATAA
- a CDS encoding type II toxin-antitoxin system HicB family antitoxin, which translates to MRKNSKREFSIIVERDEEGYYVASVPELPGCHTQARSLDKLIVRVREAIELCLEVERDNPANTEFIGVQRISV; encoded by the coding sequence ATGCGGAAAAACAGTAAACGTGAGTTCAGTATAATCGTGGAGCGAGACGAAGAAGGCTACTATGTAGCCAGCGTTCCTGAATTGCCTGGATGCCATACTCAAGCCCGTTCCCTTGACAAGCTAATTGTGCGTGTACGAGAGGCCATCGAGTTGTGCCTGGAGGTAGAACGAGATAACCCGGCAAACACGGAGTTTATTGGCGTCCAGCGAATTAGTGTTTGA